From a single Nocardioides panacis genomic region:
- a CDS encoding MFS transporter produces MTDPGTGLPTVAPTDAGGPEALRRLKAVFAASGGGIGTLMPYLALYLAWRGLSPSGVGLVLGLMAAVGVVAVPVWGAWADRRHGAQQALRLSCFAAALASVVLLCAGGWLPAVLVSAALLAAMRAPGEALADALAVGLLGRSARQRYGSIRLWSSAGFAVAVAGWGVLLARTSLALVLLAYPAVLLLEVAAVRGLRAPVRPRAAAPAGWRDVLAARFVLLLAGAWLFGVAMGGSMTVLPLRLTALGGGVSAVAAASVAGALTEIPFMRSVGWWHHLVGPGAMFLGGGAVFALSLACYGVLTDPWLLVAASVLRGAGYALFYVSLVTAVGSLLPAHQQGTGQALLQTTLMGLAPMVGASLGGITYQHSPTAVFLTAAALALVGAAVARRAVDWLAPSEGTA; encoded by the coding sequence GTGACCGATCCCGGCACGGGGCTTCCCACCGTCGCCCCGACCGATGCCGGGGGTCCCGAGGCGCTGCGACGGCTGAAGGCCGTCTTCGCCGCGTCCGGCGGCGGCATCGGCACCCTCATGCCGTACCTGGCGCTGTACCTGGCGTGGCGGGGCTTGTCGCCGTCCGGCGTGGGCCTGGTGCTCGGTCTCATGGCTGCCGTGGGTGTCGTGGCAGTCCCCGTCTGGGGAGCCTGGGCCGATCGCAGACATGGTGCGCAACAGGCACTTCGACTCTCGTGCTTCGCGGCGGCGCTGGCGAGCGTCGTCCTGCTGTGCGCAGGTGGTTGGTTGCCCGCGGTGCTCGTCTCCGCTGCTTTGCTGGCGGCCATGCGAGCGCCTGGCGAAGCACTGGCCGATGCCCTGGCCGTGGGTCTCCTCGGTCGGTCGGCGCGGCAGCGGTACGGGTCGATCCGGCTGTGGTCGAGCGCGGGCTTCGCGGTCGCCGTCGCCGGCTGGGGCGTCCTGCTGGCACGCACGTCCTTGGCACTCGTGCTGCTCGCCTACCCGGCAGTGTTGCTGCTGGAGGTCGCGGCGGTGCGCGGGCTGAGGGCACCCGTGCGCCCGCGGGCGGCGGCGCCGGCGGGCTGGCGGGACGTCTTGGCCGCGCGCTTTGTCCTTCTGCTCGCGGGCGCGTGGCTGTTCGGAGTGGCGATGGGCGGCTCGATGACCGTCTTGCCGCTGCGTCTCACCGCGTTGGGCGGTGGCGTGAGCGCAGTTGCGGCCGCCTCCGTGGCCGGCGCACTCACAGAGATCCCCTTCATGCGGTCGGTCGGCTGGTGGCACCATCTCGTTGGCCCCGGCGCCATGTTCCTGGGCGGCGGCGCGGTCTTCGCGCTTTCGCTCGCCTGTTACGGCGTGCTGACCGATCCGTGGCTGCTCGTGGCTGCGAGTGTCCTGCGGGGCGCTGGCTACGCACTATTCTACGTCAGTCTCGTCACTGCCGTCGGGTCCCTGCTGCCCGCACACCAGCAGGGCACCGGTCAGGCGCTGCTGCAGACGACGCTCATGGGGCTCGCGCCGATGGTGGGCGCGTCTCTGGGCGGCATCACATACCAGCACTCGCCGACAGCAGTGTTCTTGACGGCCGCGGCGCTGGCACTCGTCGGCGCTGCGGTCGCCCGACGCGCGGTCGATTGGCTTGCACCCTCGGAAGGGACGGCATGA
- a CDS encoding SIS domain-containing protein has product MAAFVGDALAQTGARVVLTGAGTSAFAGQLVAPAARRAGRRRVDAIATTNVVAGPLDCFDDDVPTLLVSFARSGDSPESVAAAELADQLLTDVQHLVLTCNAEGELGRRYGDRDDARVVLMPEGAHDQGFAMTSSFTCMTLSALLALDPSNDHGLAERLADIGDAVGPGWAAATRELAERSYERVVYLGSGALEGLAHESALKLLELTAGQVVAVGDSPLAFRHGPKSVLDDRSLVVVYLSNDPYTRAYDLDLLDELRGTRDDKDVLAITADHGDAASAATPWLVPDAVGLPDSALALPAVLFAQYLGLHCSMASGLTADNPFPDGEVNRVVKGVRIHGFDRLR; this is encoded by the coding sequence GTGGCGGCCTTCGTCGGCGACGCGCTGGCGCAAACAGGTGCCAGGGTCGTCCTCACCGGTGCCGGGACGTCCGCGTTCGCCGGCCAGTTGGTGGCACCGGCGGCGCGACGGGCCGGGCGTCGCCGGGTCGACGCCATCGCGACCACCAACGTCGTGGCCGGTCCGCTGGACTGCTTCGACGACGACGTGCCCACGCTGCTGGTGTCGTTCGCCCGGTCCGGCGACAGCCCCGAGAGCGTTGCCGCAGCCGAGCTCGCCGACCAGCTGCTGACCGACGTGCAGCACCTCGTGCTCACCTGCAACGCCGAGGGCGAGCTGGGCCGCCGGTACGGCGACCGCGACGACGCCCGCGTCGTGCTCATGCCTGAGGGTGCTCACGACCAGGGGTTCGCCATGACGTCGAGCTTCACGTGCATGACGCTCTCTGCCCTGCTGGCCCTGGACCCGAGCAACGACCACGGTCTCGCGGAGCGGCTCGCCGACATCGGCGACGCCGTCGGGCCGGGGTGGGCCGCTGCCACCCGCGAACTCGCCGAACGCAGCTATGAGCGAGTGGTGTACCTGGGCAGCGGGGCCCTCGAGGGGCTGGCGCACGAGTCCGCCCTTAAGTTGCTGGAGCTAACCGCTGGGCAGGTGGTAGCCGTGGGCGACTCGCCGCTCGCCTTCCGGCACGGTCCAAAGTCGGTCCTGGACGACCGCAGCCTGGTGGTGGTGTACCTGTCCAACGACCCGTACACCCGCGCTTACGATCTCGACCTGCTGGACGAGCTGCGCGGGACACGCGATGACAAGGACGTTCTGGCCATCACCGCAGACCACGGCGACGCCGCCAGCGCAGCGACGCCCTGGCTGGTGCCGGACGCCGTTGGCCTGCCGGACTCCGCCCTTGCCCTGCCTGCCGTGCTGTTCGCCCAGTACCTCGGCCTGCACTGCTCCATGGCCTCGGGCCTGACCGCCGACAACCCGTTCCCCGACGGTGAGGTCAATCGGGTCGTCAAGGGCGTCCGGATCCACGGCTTCGACCGCCTGCGGTGA
- a CDS encoding class II D-tagatose-bisphosphate aldolase, non-catalytic subunit, whose protein sequence is MREDITLVLHHVRNVLREYAGACSATIPAREMNA, encoded by the coding sequence GTGCGGGAGGACATCACGCTGGTGCTCCACCACGTGAGGAACGTGCTGCGCGAGTACGCCGGCGCGTGTTCAGCGACCATTCCTGCCCGGGAGATGAACGCGTGA
- a CDS encoding alpha-glucosidase/alpha-galactosidase: MTTIAFVGAGSVVFTRQLLSDLFGFPELADATIALHDIDPDRLSTAEGMARQVAEQRGARPTITATKERRAALEGADFVINMVQVGGIEATRTDFTVPARFGLRQTIADTLGVGGIFRALRTFPVLTGIAEDMREVCPDAWLLNYTNPMAMNIWWLSQVAPTVKAVGLCHSVYWTVAGLCDVVGVPLEGTSYRAAGVNHQAWLLDWRHDGEDLYPRLNERIAQDEQLRRRVRVDMYRRLGYYPTETSEHSSEYVSWYLRDQREVERLRIPVDVYLGISEENVAEYEETRRALAAGETLPLESSATEYAPQVIHSMVTGTPRTIHANVINHGLIDNLPRGAAVEVPCSVDDLGLHPQAMGSLPSQCAALNAAFLAVGELTVRAALEGDPRLVRQAAMVDPNASASLRVDDIWDLCDAMTEAHGDLLPEALRTSVRP, from the coding sequence ATGACCACCATCGCCTTCGTCGGCGCCGGCAGCGTCGTCTTCACGCGCCAGCTGCTCTCCGACCTCTTCGGCTTCCCCGAGCTCGCCGACGCGACCATCGCGTTGCACGACATCGACCCCGACCGGCTCAGCACCGCCGAGGGCATGGCCCGTCAGGTGGCCGAGCAACGCGGCGCCCGTCCCACGATCACCGCCACCAAGGAGCGCCGAGCTGCTCTCGAGGGTGCGGACTTCGTGATCAACATGGTGCAGGTCGGCGGCATCGAGGCGACCCGCACGGACTTCACGGTCCCTGCCCGGTTCGGGCTCCGCCAGACCATCGCCGACACCCTGGGCGTCGGCGGGATCTTCCGGGCGCTGCGGACCTTCCCCGTGCTCACCGGCATCGCCGAGGACATGCGGGAGGTCTGCCCGGACGCCTGGTTGCTCAACTACACCAACCCGATGGCGATGAACATCTGGTGGCTGTCGCAGGTGGCACCCACGGTCAAGGCTGTCGGCCTGTGCCACAGCGTCTACTGGACCGTCGCCGGCCTCTGCGACGTGGTGGGGGTGCCGCTCGAGGGAACGAGCTACCGAGCCGCCGGGGTGAACCACCAGGCGTGGCTGCTCGACTGGCGTCACGACGGCGAGGACCTGTACCCCCGGTTGAACGAGCGCATCGCCCAGGACGAGCAGCTGCGGCGACGCGTCCGGGTCGACATGTACCGCCGTCTGGGCTACTACCCCACCGAGACGAGCGAGCACTCCTCGGAGTACGTCTCGTGGTACCTGCGCGACCAGCGCGAGGTGGAGCGTCTGCGCATCCCGGTGGACGTCTACCTCGGCATCAGCGAGGAGAACGTGGCGGAGTACGAGGAGACCCGTCGCGCGCTGGCGGCCGGCGAGACCCTGCCGCTCGAGAGCAGCGCGACCGAGTACGCACCGCAGGTGATCCACTCCATGGTGACTGGAACGCCCCGCACCATCCACGCCAACGTGATCAACCACGGGTTGATCGACAACCTGCCCCGTGGTGCCGCGGTCGAGGTGCCGTGCTCGGTCGACGACCTCGGTCTGCACCCGCAGGCGATGGGCTCGCTTCCTTCCCAGTGCGCCGCACTGAACGCGGCCTTCCTAGCGGTGGGTGAGCTGACCGTACGCGCGGCCCTGGAGGGCGACCCCCGGCTGGTGCGGCAGGCTGCGATGGTCGATCCCAACGCGTCGGCAAGCCTGCGCGTCGACGACATCTGGGACCTGTGTGACGCGATGACCGAGGCGCACGGCGACCTGCTGCCCGAGGCGCTGCGCACGTCGGTGCGACCGTGA